The following proteins come from a genomic window of unidentified bacterial endosymbiont:
- the prc gene encoding carboxy terminal-processing peptidase, which translates to MNKLVKWVLMVGGLLASWSYAAVAEAPQRCELPLLQAQPQHLVASRQMTHYLTHHHYRHFTLDDQCSSQIFDRYISLLDPQRHLLLLSDIQQWTAARRQFARDLRSGKLQSAYQIYARVQQRRLERYRYALTVAKKPLNFDTDEQFESDRSSSPWPTTVEHLDQLWSRRVKFDALNCYLANQREPHISELLTKRYQSAIKRLSQTNHEDVFFLLMNAFASEVDPHTRYLSPRLAAQFKVEMSLSMEGIGAGLQLIDDYVVVRSLVTGGPAAKSKAIMIDDRIIGVAPPGKPMVDIVGWRLDDVVELIRGPKGTPICLEILPPGGTGKPRQVIVTRERIRLEDQAVKATTRSFGTHKLGILTLPSFYIGLAEEVKNQLLAFEQQEVAAVLIDLRGNGGGSLEEVISLTGLFIPPGPVVQVRDRQGKITVYHSRCQTQHYVKPVLLLVDCFSASASEIFAAALQDYGRALVVGEQTFGKGTVQQHQALVHKFIPYAPPLGHIQYTIQKFYRINGGSTQLQGVLPDVWMLPGSKPLEIGESFADNALAWDSIPASSYQPVCDLAPYLATLHAQHQQRISANEAFTFLRQNLEHYQILKQQKGRISLNLKQRQQELQQQEARLLAQANWRRHQQGQPPVKSLQDLPKDEKMADPYLEEGLAITLDWLRLRIGLEGGP; encoded by the coding sequence ATGAACAAGCTGGTAAAATGGGTCCTAATGGTGGGAGGGCTGCTAGCCAGTTGGTCTTATGCTGCCGTTGCTGAGGCTCCCCAGCGTTGTGAGCTGCCGCTGTTGCAGGCACAGCCGCAACACCTGGTCGCCAGTCGACAGATGACCCATTACTTGACCCATCATCATTATCGCCACTTTACTTTGGATGATCAGTGCTCTAGTCAAATTTTTGATCGCTATATTAGCCTGTTAGATCCACAGCGCCACCTGCTGTTGCTGTCTGATATCCAGCAATGGACGGCGGCTCGTCGTCAATTCGCCCGGGATCTGAGGAGCGGAAAACTCCAGAGTGCCTACCAGATCTACGCTAGAGTACAACAGCGTCGTTTGGAGCGTTACCGCTATGCCTTAACGGTAGCCAAAAAACCACTCAATTTTGATACGGATGAACAGTTTGAAAGTGACCGTAGCAGCTCACCTTGGCCTACCACAGTAGAACATCTTGACCAGCTGTGGTCCCGTCGAGTGAAATTTGATGCGCTCAATTGCTATCTAGCCAATCAGCGTGAACCCCACATCAGTGAGTTGTTAACGAAGCGTTATCAATCGGCGATCAAGCGTTTAAGCCAAACAAATCATGAAGATGTTTTTTTCCTCTTGATGAACGCCTTTGCTAGTGAAGTTGATCCCCACACCCGCTACTTATCTCCCCGTCTAGCAGCCCAATTTAAAGTTGAAATGAGTTTGTCAATGGAGGGCATTGGCGCCGGGCTACAGCTCATCGATGATTATGTGGTCGTGCGCTCTTTGGTCACGGGTGGCCCTGCAGCTAAGAGTAAAGCAATCATGATTGATGATCGAATTATTGGGGTCGCACCGCCCGGTAAACCGATGGTGGATATTGTCGGTTGGCGTTTAGATGATGTGGTAGAGCTCATCCGCGGCCCTAAAGGGACCCCAATTTGTTTAGAAATTTTACCGCCAGGGGGAACTGGTAAGCCTCGTCAGGTGATTGTAACGCGTGAGCGTATTCGATTGGAAGATCAAGCAGTTAAAGCGACCACTCGCTCGTTTGGAACGCATAAACTAGGGATCTTAACGCTGCCCAGTTTTTATATCGGGTTGGCTGAAGAGGTCAAAAACCAGCTATTAGCCTTTGAGCAGCAGGAGGTTGCTGCAGTACTGATTGATTTGCGGGGTAATGGCGGGGGATCCTTAGAGGAGGTGATCTCACTCACCGGTCTGTTTATTCCCCCAGGACCGGTGGTCCAGGTACGGGATCGTCAGGGGAAGATCACGGTGTACCATAGCCGCTGTCAGACTCAGCACTATGTTAAGCCAGTGCTGCTATTGGTTGACTGTTTTAGCGCTTCCGCCTCCGAGATTTTTGCAGCCGCCCTACAGGACTATGGTAGAGCCCTGGTGGTTGGCGAACAGACGTTTGGGAAAGGCACGGTTCAACAACACCAAGCCTTGGTTCATAAATTTATCCCCTATGCGCCACCTTTGGGTCATATTCAATATACCATTCAAAAATTTTACCGGATTAACGGTGGCAGTACCCAACTGCAGGGGGTACTCCCGGATGTGTGGATGCTGCCGGGGAGCAAACCCCTAGAGATTGGCGAGAGTTTTGCCGATAATGCGCTGGCTTGGGATAGCATTCCGGCGAGCAGTTATCAGCCAGTGTGTGATCTGGCCCCCTATTTAGCAACACTACATGCACAGCATCAGCAACGGATATCGGCTAATGAGGCGTTTACTTTCTTGCGACAGAACCTGGAGCATTACCAGATCTTGAAACAGCAAAAAGGGAGGATCTCTCTCAATTTAAAACAGCGTCAACAGGAGCTCCAGCAGCAAGAGGCGCGTCTATTAGCGCAGGCCAACTGGCGGCGTCACCAGCAAGGGCAACCGCCGGTCAAATCGCTGCAAGATCTGCCAAAAGATGAAAAAATGGCTGATCCCTATTTGGAAGAGGGGCTGGCCATAACGCTAGATTGGCTGCGCTTACGGATAGGTTTAGAGGGTGGTCCATGA
- the pabB gene encoding aminodeoxychorismate synthase component 1: protein MTTSCTPTFYALPYTPQYLTTEFAPLMSQPWTLLLHSGSAEHAHSRFDILVADPQATLVTHGASTTMTSKQYGKQVAFDDPLLLLQQLQQQLLPVVSPHAVYPFQGGAVGLFSYDLGRRFESFPTIAAVDTQLPDMAVGLYDWALIADHQQQQCLLICQGDCSKRLHWLQQQRHATQIQPFQLTGPWVANMSRSAYAEKFFKIQAHLQRGDCYQVNLAQRFCAPYQGDEWQAFQRLQASNRAPFSAFLRFPEATLLSFSPERFLQVTQGAINTRPIKGTCRRHANPEEDHQAALALAASSKDRAENLMIVDLLRNDIGRVALPGSVQVPELFVIESFPAVHHLVSTITATLDPRYTLFDLLRATFPGGSVTGAPKIAAMTLIEALEPQRRSAYCGSIGYVSCCGTLDTNIAIRTLLAEKNRLYCWAGGAIIADSEMEAEYQETFDKLNKILPLLKFG, encoded by the coding sequence ATGACTACTTCGTGTACCCCGACTTTTTACGCATTACCCTATACCCCACAGTACTTGACTACCGAGTTTGCGCCGCTCATGAGCCAACCCTGGACGCTGTTATTACACTCCGGCAGCGCTGAACATGCCCATAGTCGATTTGATATTTTAGTGGCTGATCCACAGGCAACCTTAGTCACTCACGGTGCAAGCACCACCATGACCAGCAAACAGTATGGGAAACAGGTTGCCTTTGACGATCCACTCCTATTGCTCCAACAACTGCAGCAACAACTCCTTCCGGTAGTCAGCCCACACGCAGTTTATCCCTTCCAGGGCGGGGCAGTGGGCCTATTTAGTTATGATTTGGGCAGGCGTTTTGAGAGCTTCCCGACGATAGCTGCTGTCGATACTCAACTCCCAGACATGGCGGTCGGTCTGTATGATTGGGCGTTAATAGCTGATCACCAGCAGCAGCAGTGCCTGCTGATCTGCCAAGGCGACTGCTCAAAACGACTTCACTGGTTACAACAGCAACGCCACGCTACTCAGATCCAACCCTTTCAGCTGACTGGACCTTGGGTAGCCAATATGAGTCGTAGCGCCTATGCTGAGAAGTTTTTTAAGATCCAAGCCCATCTACAGCGTGGCGATTGTTATCAAGTCAACTTGGCCCAGCGCTTTTGTGCCCCCTACCAAGGCGATGAATGGCAGGCTTTCCAACGGTTACAGGCCTCCAATCGTGCCCCCTTTTCAGCCTTTTTACGTTTCCCTGAAGCGACTCTGTTAAGCTTCTCTCCAGAGCGCTTCTTACAAGTAACTCAAGGGGCGATCAATACACGACCCATTAAAGGAACCTGTCGGCGCCACGCTAACCCCGAGGAGGATCACCAAGCAGCCCTTGCCTTGGCCGCTTCCAGTAAAGATCGGGCTGAAAATCTGATGATTGTTGATCTATTACGCAATGATATTGGCCGTGTGGCACTGCCTGGTAGTGTACAAGTCCCTGAGTTATTTGTTATCGAAAGTTTTCCTGCGGTACACCATTTGGTCAGTACAATTACAGCGACCCTCGATCCCCGTTATACGCTTTTCGATCTACTACGCGCTACTTTCCCTGGGGGCTCCGTGACGGGCGCCCCCAAAATAGCCGCCATGACCCTCATTGAAGCGCTAGAACCACAACGACGTAGCGCCTACTGTGGCAGCATCGGTTATGTCAGTTGTTGCGGAACGCTGGATACGAATATCGCTATCCGAACGCTGCTCGCAGAAAAAAACCGGCTGTACTGCTGGGCTGGTGGCGCCATTATCGCTGATAGCGAGATGGAGGCTGAATACCAAGAGACCTTTGATAAGCTGAATAAAATCTTGCCGCTACTGAAGTTTGGGTAG
- a CDS encoding N-acetylmuramoyl-L-alanine amidase: MKIWQVLAPVLFLVITGCSSGNSSINIDESIQSPNRNARIKYIVLHYTATNFKNTVDIFTNNTKPPRAVSAHYVIPENLDSSYHYKNLKVFRLVKNAERAWHAGVSSWKGVAGLNDQSIGIELVNQVSCQSIDERAYCSFSDFDPQQIQLLLKTLDYLMRQYPQIPATNIIAHSDIAPSRKLDPGPRFPWELLYRHGHGAWFDYQTMIQYAEKFTLSMPSLLTIQQALKKYGYDLEASGELDEQTNQVVSAFQRHFVQDNVTGLIDIKTAAILFALMEKYYPDCSFDEFAQVR; this comes from the coding sequence ATGAAGATCTGGCAGGTCCTTGCCCCCGTACTCTTTCTAGTGATCACTGGTTGCTCCTCCGGTAACTCCTCTATCAATATTGATGAGTCGATACAATCACCTAACCGTAACGCCCGTATCAAGTATATCGTGTTGCACTATACCGCAACAAACTTTAAAAACACTGTCGATATATTTACCAATAATACCAAGCCACCCAGAGCGGTGAGTGCGCATTATGTGATCCCGGAAAATCTAGATAGCAGCTATCATTATAAAAACTTAAAAGTCTTTAGATTGGTTAAAAACGCTGAACGTGCTTGGCATGCTGGCGTCAGCTCCTGGAAAGGCGTCGCCGGTTTGAACGATCAATCTATTGGCATCGAGTTGGTGAACCAGGTGAGTTGCCAGTCTATAGACGAGAGAGCGTACTGCAGCTTTTCAGATTTTGACCCACAACAGATCCAATTACTCCTCAAAACCCTCGATTATTTGATGAGACAATATCCCCAGATCCCAGCAACGAATATCATTGCCCATAGTGATATCGCACCCAGTAGAAAATTAGATCCAGGTCCAAGATTCCCCTGGGAGCTGCTGTATCGCCATGGCCACGGTGCTTGGTTTGACTATCAGACCATGATTCAATACGCTGAAAAATTTACACTCAGTATGCCCTCACTCCTGACCATTCAGCAGGCCTTAAAAAAATATGGCTACGATCTAGAGGCCTCTGGTGAGCTGGATGAACAAACCAACCAAGTGGTCTCTGCTTTTCAACGCCACTTTGTCCAAGATAATGTCACCGGCTTGATCGACATCAAAACCGCGGCTATTTTATTTGCTTTGATGGAGAAATATTATCCTGATTGCTCTTTTGATGAGTTCGCTCAAGTTAGATAG
- a CDS encoding helix-turn-helix domain-containing protein, whose protein sequence is MPTVHLGARIPIQALHHKGFYQRSIAEAIGVHHSSISRELKRDWPKKMRMGSRDKQAVRGMELGLKRTPRKILKGLTPIEVYTGRCVALIA, encoded by the coding sequence ATACCGACAGTTCACTTAGGGGCAAGGATACCAATACAAGCTCTACACCACAAAGGGTTTTATCAACGGAGCATTGCGGAAGCTATCGGGGTACATCATAGTTCAATCTCCCGTGAACTGAAGCGTGACTGGCCTAAAAAAATGCGAATGGGCTCACGGGATAAACAGGCCGTTAGAGGTATGGAATTGGGGCTTAAGAGGACTCCAAGAAAAATCCTTAAGGGCTTAACACCAATAGAAGTTTATACCGGACGCTGTGTTGCGCTTATTGCGTGA
- a CDS encoding IS1-like element transposase gives MAFNGSGVRDTSRILGSSKNTVSRCLKKIRPCLLQ, from the coding sequence ATGGCCTTCAATGGCTCCGGTGTTAGAGACACCAGTCGTATCTTGGGGAGTAGCAAAAACACCGTATCACGGTGTTTAAAAAAAATTAGACCCTGCCTGCTCCAGTAG
- the arnD gene encoding 4-deoxy-4-formamido-L-arabinose-phosphoundecaprenol deformylase, whose product MKVGLRIDVDTWRGTREGVPRLLDLLAKHGIQATFFFSVGPDNMGRHLWRLMRPAFLWKMLRSRALSLYGWDIVFAGTAWPGRLIGQQLGALMRETDTEGHEVGLHAWDHYSWQAKIDGWPLSTLTTQLQQGVETLSQILGRAVTCSAVPGWRADQRVIEAKQPFQFTYSSDCRGDRPFRPRLTDGRVGTLQLPVSLPTFDEVIGRTVTLDHYNELMLQAMQCQPEYAVYTLHAEVEGMTMAPLFDRLLATAKARGVHFCPLGGIIPMAGSNVPMGSVVKGPCPGREGWVGCQHLEE is encoded by the coding sequence ATGAAAGTTGGCTTGCGTATTGATGTAGACACCTGGCGTGGCACCCGTGAAGGGGTGCCACGCCTATTAGATCTCTTGGCTAAGCATGGGATACAGGCCACTTTCTTTTTTAGTGTGGGGCCAGATAACATGGGCCGGCATTTATGGCGCCTGATGAGACCCGCTTTTTTATGGAAAATGCTGCGTTCACGGGCCCTCTCTTTGTATGGTTGGGATATTGTATTCGCAGGGACTGCCTGGCCGGGCCGACTGATTGGACAGCAGTTGGGAGCCCTGATGCGCGAGACGGATACCGAGGGCCATGAGGTGGGATTGCATGCTTGGGATCACTATAGCTGGCAAGCGAAAATCGACGGTTGGCCGCTCAGCACCTTAACGACGCAGTTACAACAGGGCGTAGAGACGCTGAGCCAGATCCTCGGACGGGCTGTGACCTGTTCCGCTGTACCGGGGTGGCGTGCCGATCAACGGGTCATTGAAGCCAAACAGCCCTTTCAGTTTACCTATAGTAGTGATTGCCGAGGTGATCGCCCGTTTCGGCCGCGCTTAACCGATGGCCGTGTTGGAACGCTGCAGCTACCGGTCTCCCTGCCCACCTTTGATGAAGTCATCGGTCGTACCGTGACCTTGGACCACTATAACGAATTGATGCTGCAGGCGATGCAATGCCAGCCTGAGTATGCGGTCTATACCCTGCATGCAGAGGTCGAAGGGATGACGATGGCGCCGCTATTTGATCGCTTGTTGGCGACAGCCAAAGCGCGCGGGGTACACTTTTGTCCCTTGGGAGGGATAATACCCATGGCTGGGTCGAACGTGCCTATGGGCTCTGTAGTGAAGGGCCCTTGTCCAGGGCGTGAGGGCTGGGTCGGCTGCCAGCACCTTGAGGAGTAG
- a CDS encoding GrpB family protein, translating into MLDITIIAKHSDAMEPILYRAGYRYKGAYNLPMRKLYGKEQAYEVYWHAYEAGNNEISLKVIFRDYLNSPSEAREAYFTLKKAICPRRTASAQ; encoded by the coding sequence ATACTAGATATCACTATTATTGCCAAACACTCTGACGCCATGGAACCTATACTTTATCGGGCTGGTTACCGGTATAAGGGCGCGTATAACCTACCGATGAGAAAACTATATGGCAAGGAGCAAGCGTATGAAGTTTATTGGCATGCCTATGAAGCGGGCAATAATGAGATCAGTTTAAAGGTTATTTTTAGAGATTATTTAAATAGTCCTAGTGAGGCTAGAGAAGCCTACTTTACTCTAAAGAAAGCAATTTGCCCGCGCCGAACCGCTTCAGCCCAGTAG
- the arnT gene encoding lipid IV(A) 4-amino-4-deoxy-L-arabinosyltransferase: MGKKSRWLLLLFFGVFYLLPLNGRLLWMPDETRYAEISREMLQEREWVVPKLLGLRYFEKPVAGYWWNTLSQWLLGENRFAVRCASALATGLSALLIYGLAWYCWRCQRRALAASLIYLSSLLVYGIGTYATLDALLTCWITLALCSAYVLLTTPIHREQILAAIGLGLASGMAFLTKGFIAWAVVAVTLLPYLHWQRRWGVLFKQLPWIVLSLLLVSTPWVIAIAQREPDYWHYFFWIEHIQRFASEQAQHRAPGWFYLPLLLLGSLPWLGLLPAALLRGWRQRHLDPSQGYLLSWLILPLLLFSLAKGKLLTYILPCFAPLALLMSGVMMETIQRGYRGLLRANALLNLLFGLLCLIILGFHHVIIPHELLYTPAERLTWLIALACCSGWLLVGVFSWFKPTQRWWSAAGCPLLLGLLIAKAIPQSIVDAKLPEAFLQRYQSLLSHSDKILSNDVALAVSAAWQLKRSDLVLLNEQGELAYGLGYEESRSRHLTTTQFPDWLSAARTRGDIALLLRVEADCSMSHHFPAADVQRQHHRFLLLLYRQRGPLKSP, translated from the coding sequence ATGGGGAAAAAAAGCCGCTGGCTACTGCTGCTGTTTTTTGGTGTTTTCTATCTACTACCGCTCAATGGCCGGTTATTGTGGATGCCGGATGAAACGCGGTATGCAGAAATTAGTCGTGAAATGCTACAGGAGCGGGAGTGGGTAGTCCCTAAATTGTTGGGGCTGCGCTACTTTGAAAAACCGGTCGCTGGCTATTGGTGGAATACACTCAGTCAATGGCTGTTAGGGGAAAACCGCTTTGCTGTACGCTGTGCCTCTGCCCTAGCCACCGGCCTGAGCGCGCTGCTGATTTACGGTTTGGCCTGGTACTGCTGGCGCTGTCAGCGGCGGGCCTTAGCCGCTAGCCTGATCTACCTCTCGTCGTTGCTGGTCTATGGCATTGGTACCTACGCCACCTTGGATGCCCTGTTAACCTGCTGGATCACGCTGGCCTTGTGTAGTGCCTATGTGCTATTAACGACCCCGATCCACCGTGAGCAGATCCTAGCTGCTATTGGGCTAGGTCTGGCGAGCGGGATGGCTTTTTTAACCAAAGGGTTTATCGCTTGGGCCGTAGTGGCGGTGACACTGCTGCCTTATCTGCATTGGCAAAGGCGTTGGGGGGTGCTGTTCAAGCAGCTCCCCTGGATCGTACTGTCACTGTTGCTGGTGAGTACCCCTTGGGTGATAGCCATTGCCCAGCGAGAACCCGATTATTGGCACTACTTTTTTTGGATAGAGCATATTCAACGGTTTGCCAGTGAGCAGGCGCAACATCGGGCGCCTGGTTGGTTCTATCTACCGTTATTATTGCTTGGATCACTGCCCTGGTTAGGGCTGCTACCAGCGGCGCTACTGCGGGGCTGGCGGCAGCGGCACCTCGATCCTAGTCAGGGCTATTTATTGAGCTGGCTGATCCTACCACTCCTGCTATTTAGCCTCGCTAAAGGGAAGCTACTCACCTATATCCTGCCCTGCTTTGCACCGCTGGCGCTCTTGATGAGTGGGGTGATGATGGAGACTATTCAGAGGGGCTACAGGGGTTTATTACGCGCTAATGCCCTCCTCAACCTATTATTTGGCCTACTCTGCCTGATTATACTAGGCTTTCATCACGTGATCATCCCGCACGAGCTGCTGTATACCCCGGCAGAGCGGTTGACTTGGTTGATTGCGCTCGCCTGCTGTAGTGGCTGGCTGCTGGTTGGCGTGTTCTCCTGGTTCAAGCCGACCCAGCGCTGGTGGAGTGCCGCAGGGTGCCCACTCCTGTTAGGGCTGCTGATCGCTAAAGCTATTCCACAATCGATTGTCGATGCTAAGCTGCCGGAGGCTTTTCTACAGCGCTATCAATCCTTATTAAGCCACAGTGATAAGATTCTCAGTAATGATGTGGCACTCGCCGTCAGTGCCGCTTGGCAATTGAAGCGCAGTGATCTAGTCCTACTCAATGAACAGGGTGAACTGGCTTATGGGTTGGGCTATGAGGAGAGCAGATCGCGCCACCTCACCACCACACAATTTCCCGACTGGTTGAGTGCGGCCAGAACGAGAGGTGATATTGCCCTGCTGTTGCGCGTCGAGGCGGATTGTTCAATGAGCCATCACTTTCCAGCAGCAGATGTTCAGCGACAACATCACCGGTTTTTACTCTTACTATATCGGCAACGTGGCCCCCTAAAGTCGCCTTAA
- a CDS encoding protein YgfX, whose translation MSSLMIRAVGPIRVLWQAALQRSRWTQCGVLLLQGSVSWAVMVTQWPISRWMVIPPLLGAILWDGLKAQRRIVACQGAIALRSDDCLLWQDRVWPITTTLATPWGVWLLLPAAPWRRLWLARDSMTLAEWRALCRILQHRERMLEH comes from the coding sequence GTGTCTAGTTTAATGATTCGTGCTGTGGGCCCGATTAGGGTGTTATGGCAAGCCGCTTTACAGCGCTCCCGGTGGACGCAGTGTGGCGTACTGCTACTACAGGGAAGCGTCTCCTGGGCGGTGATGGTCACGCAGTGGCCTATTAGCCGGTGGATGGTGATCCCCCCGTTGTTAGGGGCGATATTGTGGGATGGCCTGAAGGCCCAACGGCGTATTGTAGCCTGCCAGGGAGCTATCGCATTACGCAGTGATGATTGCCTGCTTTGGCAAGATCGGGTGTGGCCGATCACGACTACCCTAGCCACTCCCTGGGGCGTCTGGTTACTGTTGCCGGCGGCTCCCTGGCGGCGTCTATGGCTAGCGAGAGACAGCATGACCCTGGCTGAATGGCGGGCGCTCTGCCGGATACTCCAGCACCGAGAGCGGATGTTAGAACACTAG
- the arnA gene encoding bifunctional UDP-4-amino-4-deoxy-L-arabinose formyltransferase/UDP-glucuronic acid oxidase ArnA, which translates to MKVVVFAYHDIGCSGLEALLAAGFTIQAVFTHQDNPQEHCFFGSVAQRCAAHQLPVYAPTDVNHPLWIDRIRALEPAMLFSFYYRQLLGPEILQCAPQGAYNLHGSLLPRYRGRAPVNWVLVKGETETGITLHQMTEQPDAGAIVAQRAVAIERQDTALTLHHKLNQAAQVLLAESLPKLKNGTLQHQPQDERQASYYGARTPADGALDWSQPAESLFNLVRAVTQPYPGAFTFIGEQPLTIWQATADRQPSDQPPGTILATSPLQIACGQGRLTIQAGALAQGLYLHAHQLVTEAGLVVGQRCRMAPGADEATPRRVRVLILGVNGFIGNHLTERLLQKGYYEVYGLDIGSDAIQRFIDHPRFHFVEGDISIHSEWIEYHIKKCDVVLPLVAIATPIEYVRNPLRVFELDFEENLKIVRYCVKYQKRIIFPSTSEVYGMCDDEQFDEDRSRLIVGPICKPRWIYSVSKQLLDRIIWAYGRDQGLQFTLFRPFNWIGPRLDSLQAARIGSSRAITQLILNLVEGTAIKLVDGGAQKRCFTDIEEGIEALFRIIENLKGACDAKIINIGNPDNEATIEALAQLLVQVFEAHPLRHHFPPFAGFKAIESRAYYGRGYQDVAYRRPSIHNARRYLQWQPSIPLKETVTKTLDYFLRSLVAPDCA; encoded by the coding sequence ATGAAAGTAGTGGTATTCGCTTATCACGATATCGGCTGCAGTGGCCTAGAGGCCCTATTAGCGGCCGGGTTTACTATTCAAGCAGTTTTTACCCATCAGGATAATCCTCAAGAGCACTGCTTTTTTGGTTCGGTAGCGCAGCGCTGTGCGGCCCACCAATTACCGGTGTATGCGCCAACTGATGTCAATCACCCCTTATGGATTGACCGCATTCGCGCCTTAGAGCCCGCCATGCTCTTCTCTTTTTACTATCGCCAGCTCTTGGGTCCAGAGATCCTGCAGTGTGCACCACAGGGGGCTTACAATTTACATGGGTCGTTGTTGCCGCGCTATCGTGGCCGTGCCCCGGTCAATTGGGTGTTAGTGAAGGGAGAGACTGAGACCGGAATCACCCTCCATCAGATGACTGAACAGCCCGATGCGGGGGCAATAGTAGCACAACGGGCGGTGGCTATTGAGCGGCAAGATACGGCGTTGACCTTACATCACAAACTCAACCAAGCCGCTCAGGTGTTATTAGCTGAGTCCCTACCCAAACTGAAGAACGGAACCCTCCAGCACCAGCCTCAAGATGAGCGGCAAGCTAGTTACTATGGTGCGCGGACACCCGCTGATGGCGCACTGGATTGGTCGCAGCCTGCGGAGAGCTTGTTTAATCTGGTGCGTGCCGTGACCCAACCCTACCCCGGAGCGTTTACCTTTATCGGTGAGCAACCGTTAACGATATGGCAGGCCACAGCCGATCGGCAGCCGAGTGATCAACCACCGGGGACTATTCTCGCGACTTCACCGCTACAGATTGCCTGTGGTCAAGGGCGGTTAACCATTCAAGCAGGCGCCCTCGCGCAAGGGCTCTATCTGCATGCCCATCAATTGGTCACCGAAGCAGGACTGGTCGTCGGCCAACGGTGTCGAATGGCACCGGGTGCGGATGAAGCCACCCCAAGGCGGGTACGGGTACTAATTCTCGGGGTGAATGGGTTTATTGGTAACCATCTGACAGAACGCTTACTGCAGAAGGGTTATTATGAAGTGTATGGGTTAGATATCGGCAGTGATGCCATACAACGCTTTATCGATCATCCCCGTTTTCACTTCGTCGAGGGGGATATCAGTATTCATTCCGAGTGGATTGAGTACCATATTAAAAAATGTGATGTGGTTTTGCCCTTGGTGGCCATTGCAACGCCGATAGAGTATGTCCGTAATCCTTTACGAGTTTTTGAGCTTGATTTCGAGGAAAATCTTAAGATCGTCCGTTACTGTGTGAAGTATCAGAAACGCATCATTTTCCCCTCCACCTCAGAAGTCTACGGGATGTGCGATGATGAGCAGTTCGACGAAGATCGCTCCCGGCTGATTGTCGGACCCATCTGTAAGCCACGTTGGATCTACTCCGTCTCTAAGCAGCTGTTAGATCGTATTATTTGGGCCTATGGACGTGATCAGGGGCTGCAATTTACCCTGTTTCGCCCCTTTAACTGGATAGGGCCTCGATTAGACTCGCTGCAGGCCGCGCGCATTGGCAGCTCGCGGGCGATTACCCAATTGATTCTGAATTTGGTAGAGGGAACAGCGATTAAATTGGTCGATGGCGGCGCCCAAAAGCGCTGTTTCACCGATATTGAAGAGGGCATTGAGGCACTGTTTCGGATTATTGAAAATCTGAAAGGAGCCTGTGATGCCAAAATTATCAATATTGGCAATCCCGATAACGAAGCCACCATTGAAGCGTTAGCTCAGTTGCTCGTGCAGGTTTTTGAAGCCCATCCTTTACGGCATCACTTTCCCCCTTTTGCCGGCTTTAAGGCGATAGAGAGCCGTGCCTATTATGGGCGGGGTTATCAAGATGTCGCCTACCGCCGACCCAGCATTCACAACGCGCGGCGTTATCTCCAGTGGCAACCTAGCATCCCCTTGAAAGAGACGGTGACTAAAACCTTAGATTATTTTCTGCGGTCGCTGGTAGCGCCTGATTGTGCATGA